AACGGACTTGTCCGGTACGACCATCAAAATCGCCCGCTTGGGAATCAGACGGCTCGATTGTCCCAACTGGGAAATCGCTTCTTCGAACCCTTTTTCCGCACCCTGGAGCAGTTCCATGTCTACGATGCCCTTCCCGCGGCCCAGGCATTCCTTAGCGGTAATCGACGAAAACCCCGCATCGGCCAACGCCTTTTTGGTCTGGTTCATCTTGTTCATTCGAACGACGGCGATAATCTCCTTCATATGGTCACCTCTTCGGTCGTTCCATCCGGATTTTGCTTGATACCGGAGCTGATCGTATAGGTTTCATCGACCGGGCTGACGAAAATCTTGCCGTCGCCGTATGCGCCTTTCTGTCCCGTTCGTGCCGCGCCGATAATCGTACGGATCACAAAATCCTTATCCTTGGCCTCAATTGCGGTCAGCAGCATTTCCTTGGGGATTTCGTCATAGGTAATTTCACCAATTTTTATACCGCGCTGTTTGCCGCGTCCCACAACCGAGAACTTGGTGACCCCGGGGAAACCGGCTTCCATCAAGGCGGCCAGTACATCATCGACCTTTTCCGGACGAACAATCGATCGAATCATAATCATTTTGGTTTTTCTCCTTTGCTATGCGGCAATGCCGTAGTCAATCAGCATCTTCTCCAACTCTTCAATGGCCAGCGGCGTCGGGATGACCCGCATCTCGTTTTCATCGATTTTCTTGGCCAGGGTCCGATATTCATCCGCCTGAACATGCGAACCGTCATAGTCGATTACGGTCTTGCGGTTGATCTCGGCCCGTTGGACCATGTTGTCCCGGGGGACGAAATGAATCATCTGGGTTCCCAGACGGTCCGCCAGCGCCTGGATCATCTCCTGCTCATTGTCCACCTTGCGGCTGTTGCAGATCAGGCCGCCGAGCCGGACACCGCCGGCTTCGGCAAATTTGACGATGCCCTTGCAGATATTGTTGGCTGCATACATGGCCATCATCTCGCCGGAAACCACGATGTAGATCTCCTGGGCTTTGCCTTCGCGGATGGGCATGGCGAAACCACCGCAGACCACGTCCCCGAGAACATCGTAGAAAACGTAGTCCAGATCTTCGCTGTCGGCGTAGGCACCCAACTGTTCCAGCAGATTGATAGAGGTGATGATCCCCCGGCCGGCGCAGCCGACACCCGGTTCCGGGCCACCCGACTCGGTGCACAGGGTGCCTCCGTAACCCTCCTTGCGCACATCTTCCAATTCCACGTCTTCGCCTTCCTCGCGCAGCGTGTCCAGCACCGTGCGCTGGGCCAGGCCGCCCAGCAGCAGCCGGGTTGAATCCGCCTTGGGATCGCATCCCACGACCATGACCTTTTTCCCCATTTCCGCCAGACCGGCGACCGTGTTCTGGGTTGTTGTGGATTTGCCGATACCGCCCTTGCCGTAAATCGCTATTTTTCTCATCTTCAATTCCTTTGTTTACCGAGTCCTTAAAAAAGGTGTCAATGATGGTTTGTTTTTCTACTGAGCAATCGTTATGCCACAACCTAAAAATTCTACTTATATAGACGCTAACCTATTGTAAAAATAGATAAATATATAATATTTGAGAATCCTCGCAGTAGTAATTTGCAAACAGAATTTACATGACCATCTACATTCGTGTAGATGCGAACCCTACACTATTGTAGATGTGTCGATTTGCGCTGAAATAGTTCGGCCTGGCTTCTGTCGCTGAAGCCAGGCCGTAAGCAAAAAGCAGGAAGGAAGAGGTAGAAAAAAATTCGGGGGGGTTAATTGGAGAGGCTTCTATATTGCAGATTTCTCTGCTTGTTCTCTCGAATGATTCGAGCCAGCTTGAACTTCTTTACCCGGTATCCCATTTGACGGAGGGTCAGACCGATCTCCCGGGCCGCTTTCTGCTGCACCCATCCATTGCGGGCCAGGGCTTCCAGCACGGTTTCCCTTTCCATCATTTCAAGTCTTGAGGTCGCCGCTTCCAGGGGAGCGTCGTACGAGCTTCCGCTTTTACGATTGAAGAGATATTCCGGCAGCATTTTGGTATCGATTTGGCTGGAATCGGCCATGATCGCCACCCGCTCCACGAGGTTTTCCAACTCGCGCACATTGCCGGGCCAATGATAGGCACTCATGATTTCCATGCATTCCGATGAGAAATAAAAATTCCGGCCGTATTCACGGGCATTTTTAGTAATGAAGTACTCTACCAGCAGGGGAAGGTCGGCTTTGCGTTGGCGCAGGGGCGGAATCGAAATGGGAAATACGTTCAACCGGTAGAACAGATCCGAACGGAAACGGCCCTCTTCCACCGCCTGATTGAGGTCGACATTGGTCGCCGCGATGATGCGCACATCAACCTTGCGCGTCTGCGTGCTTCCCAGCCGCTCGAATTCCCGTTCCTGTAAAAACCGCAGCAGTTTTGCCTGCACCGCCAGGGGCAGTTCGCCGATTTCGTCCAGGAACACCGTCCCGCTGTGCGCCTCCTCCAGGCGCCCGATTTTAAGCTGGGTGGCGCCGGTAAAGGCCCCCCTTTCATGGCCGAAAAGCTCCGATTCGATGAGGTTGTCCGGCAGGGCGGCGCAGTTCACCTTGGCAAATGGATTTCTGCGTCGCTCGCTCAGTTCGTGGATAATGCGGGCCGTAAGCGTCTTGCCGGTCCCCGATTCACCCAGCAGTAGCACCGAGGCTCTGCTTGGCGCCACCTTCTGGATCAATTTGTTCAGGGTCTGCATGGCCGGGCTGACCCCCACGGCAAAAAAGTGATTGTATTTGGCCGACACCTCGGCGCGCAGGCTGCGATTCTCGGTGAGCAGGTGTTCCTCCCGCTGGGCCACATGCTGATTGAGTTGAACGAACTGCGCCATCAGGGCCGCTACGATCGTGAGAAACCGGATGTCTTCCTTGAACGCCACTTCCGGTCCGAAAAGCCGGTCCACGCTGAGCACGCCGACGGGTTCGGTATTGAGAAGGATCGGAACGCCGATAAAGGCCAGGCTGTTTTTTGTCAGGCTGCGCGCCTGGGTGCGATTTAAAAACAGCGGCTCTTTACCGATATCCGGAACCGCGAACGGCTGGGCGGTTTCAAATATGGCTCCGGTGATCCCCTCGCCGGGATGGTAAACCCCCCTTTTCTGCTCACAGGGATCCAGGCCGTGGGAAGCGATGATTTTAAGCATTCCGGTCCCTTTTTCCTTCAAAGTGACCGTTCCTCGTTCCATGGAGAGATTTTTGGAAAGAATCCCGAGAATCCCCGTCAGGGTCTGCTCCAACTGAAGGGCCTGGCCGATCTTCTGGCTGATGGCATATAGGGTCGTTAACTCGAGTTCGAAAATATTTTCTGACATGGATATCTGTAATTACCGTTTTCTGGTGTCCGATAACACACTACAATAACGAAGCTTCCAACGTCGCGGAGTGAAAACGCAACCCCTACCACGCTCAATTCTGATATCTGTCTTAACTGTTTCAACAAATGTGCCATGGCAGTAAATGGCCAGGAAAATCGATAACCCTCTGGAAGAAAAACTTTTTCAGGCTACTTGCCGTAGTTCGGAAGCAACCGCGAAGACAACATTGTTGTAATAAAATGGGTTTATGAATACAATACTGTAATCTTTATGCCAAAGGATGGGATTTTTCCAGAAAATTGCGGGACTTCTACCCGAATTAAAAATAAGGTGGGCTTATTGAGCGACTCGAAGCTGGGGCGTATCGGTGGTTTTCGATATCATCAACCAGTCGTCCGGGGGATCTCTATTAGCGATCTGGCTGCAACATTCCTCGCCCATTCAATCTATGAGTATTACGGGTAGTCCTGACGCGTCGGCCGAACGGCAATACTGCTGATATGCACATGCGGCGGTTGGGTGACGATATAGTGAATGGCGTTGGCGATATCATCTCCGATAAGAAGCGGTCCATATTTATTTTCCAGGTTTTTCACCATTTCATCGCTGTATCCAGCGACGGTCTGAAACCCGCTTTTCACCATTCCCGGCTCAACCAGCGAAACGCGAATTCCTTCCGGTCCTACTTCGCGGCGCAAACTTTCGGCCAGCGCGTGTACAGCGAATTTCGAAGCGGCATATGCAGCACTGAAGGGAGATACGTGGCGCCCGACGACCGAGCCGATAATGACAATGTCGATTGGGTTTTCGGTACCCCCGCTTTTTTTAAGTTCCAGCAAATTCAAGGCGGCTTTCTGTAAAAGCGCCAGGGTCCCGGTCACATTGATTTTCAACAGGTCTTCGAATTGAGACAAATCGGCATTCGTGACCGTTCCTCCCAACCCTCTACCCGCGTTGGCAACAACGAGATCCGTCGGTTTTTCAAAATGGTCACCTGCTTTTGACAATATGGCATCGAGAACGGAAACATCGGTGGCATCGCCGACAACACCACAAAAAGACGGGCCGAACTCCTTTTCCAGCAAGGCCATCTTTTTTTCATTGCGACCATTGCCAACAACACCCATGCCCGCTGCGATCAATCTCCTTGCCGTGGCTTCGCCAATTCCGGATGTCGCTCCGGTTATGACGGCGATCCTTTTAAATTTATTATTCATCCGTGCCACCTTTTTAGCCGGGTCGAAAATCGTTTAAAATTTACTTTTAGGATGCCCGCCGTTTTTTATCAAGCTCCCATTCGAATCGATGAATCCAGTCGAATGGTTTCACCGTTTAAGATTGGGTTTTCAACGATCTGCTGCGTCAATTGGACGAATTCCGACGGCTTGCCCAGCCGCTTGGGAAACGGTATCGAAGCAATCAGGGATTGTTGCGCCTTTTCTGGCAGCCCGGCAAGCATCGGCGTTGTCATGGCGATGTAGGCCGACTTTATAACCTGAAATATTGACAACCGGGGAAAAGAACATCAAATTTACGGACGAACCAAATAACCACGCTTGCTCAAAAGGGAAACCCCATGCACTACGAAGGCAACATCATCCGTCCCCCCAGTGAAGCCAACAGCATCCTGCTGCAGGTCACCGTGGGCTGCTCACGAAACAAATGCACCTTCTGCGGGGCCTACCAGGGGGAACGCTTCAGGATCAAATCCGATGACATCATCATGGCGGACATCGCCTTTGCCGCCCAGTATTGCCGGCGCCAGCGCCGGGTTTTTCTTTGTGACGGCGACGCTTTGATCATCCCCCAGAAACGACTGCTCAAAATCCTGACCGAAATCCGTCGCCAGCTTCCCTGGGTCACCCGGGTAGGGGTGTATGCCAATGCCAAAAGCCTCAAAATGAAAACCCTGGACGAATTGAAAGAACTCCGTGAAAACGGCATCGGCATCGCCTATATGGGGTTGGAAACCGGCGATGACGCCACCCTCAAGGCCATCAACAAAGGCGCCACCGCCCAAACGATGATCGACATGGGCCGAAAAGCCAGGGCCGCGGGCATCAAACTCTCCATCACCGTATTGCTGGGATTGGCGGGAAGGCAGCGCTCCCAGATCCACGCGCGGGAGACCGGCCGGGTGCTGTCGGCCATTGATCCTGAATATGTGGGGGCGCTCAGCCTGATGCTGATCCCCGGCACCCCCATGTACGACGACTACCAGGCCGGCCGCTTCGAACTCATCGAACCGGACGAAATGCTGGCCGAACTGCGCACCATGATCGCCGAGACCCACCAGACCCAGGGCCTTTTTCACGCCAACCACGCCTCCAACTATCTGCCCATCCGGGCGCGCATGCCCAAGGACAAGGAAGAAACCCTGGCGTTGATCGACGCGGCCCTGGACGGCAAGGTGGCCCTGCGGCCGGAATGGATGCGGGCGCTTTGATTGTCCACGGGGTTTTGGGATGACGCACATCAATCCTCAGGCAATAACGCCACTTTATACGACGCACTTGCGTTATTCTTTCTGAAGAAATCAGGGGCGACAGCGAAGAGGTTCGAACCGGGATTCATCATCCGTCCGGATGCCCTCGATAAAAAGAGAGGCATCTGCCGGCCGGCGAATGGTCACACAACGGTCAAGGGGCAGATTTTCCATACTGGCGCAAGCCGTCGGGCAGCCGTTAATCATCAAGATCCAGTCGGCCGGCCCGACGTTGTCATCGAATGTGCAACGATAATCCAGGGTCTGCTTGATTTCAGCCACCAGGCCGGTTCGGTCGTAGTCCGGATTGCAGCCACCGCAATAGCGGATGGCGACCCTAATTTTTTTCATCTATCCCTTCGATGCCGCACAGATGCCGGGCAGCCCGTTTTTTCTCATCCATATTCACCTGGCGGGCGATCATGATGCGCTGGGCCTGGGGCGAACCGGCACCGTGCATGGATTCCGTCAGGTAGCCGACTGCCGCGGTTCCCAACGTCAAGTTCTCGATCAGCCGCAGTATGCGCATGCGCGCTTCGGTGGGAACCCCTTCACGGGTACGGAAGTATTTCTCGATCAGCGGTCCGACCGTTTTCGACCGGTAGTCGGCCTCGGAGGGCAGGGTCACCATTAGCCCGCCGGCGATATCCTGGGCCAGACGCGAGATTTCGTAGGGGAAGCGGGTGACGTTCTGTTTGTGGACATTGGCCAGAAGGGTCTGTACGCAATAGGTGCCGCTGGGTTCGGCGGCCCCTTCGGCGGCGCAGGCGATGCAGCCGCAGTACAGGGTTTCGTTGAGCTGGTTCATTTCGATGATCTTGTCGCGGATATGCGAGGCACGCTCCGCACCGTTGAACTCGGCGGCCGTCTGGGCCGCGCCGATGAGCACATCCCCGACGCCGACCTTGCAGGCGTAGCTCTGGCGGTGGTAGGACGCGAATTTCTCCACGAGTACGCCCGAGAACTCGGTTTCGCCGCACATGAAGACCCG
This window of the uncultured Desulfosarcina sp. genome carries:
- a CDS encoding sigma 54-interacting transcriptional regulator, with amino-acid sequence MSENIFELELTTLYAISQKIGQALQLEQTLTGILGILSKNLSMERGTVTLKEKGTGMLKIIASHGLDPCEQKRGVYHPGEGITGAIFETAQPFAVPDIGKEPLFLNRTQARSLTKNSLAFIGVPILLNTEPVGVLSVDRLFGPEVAFKEDIRFLTIVAALMAQFVQLNQHVAQREEHLLTENRSLRAEVSAKYNHFFAVGVSPAMQTLNKLIQKVAPSRASVLLLGESGTGKTLTARIIHELSERRRNPFAKVNCAALPDNLIESELFGHERGAFTGATQLKIGRLEEAHSGTVFLDEIGELPLAVQAKLLRFLQEREFERLGSTQTRKVDVRIIAATNVDLNQAVEEGRFRSDLFYRLNVFPISIPPLRQRKADLPLLVEYFITKNAREYGRNFYFSSECMEIMSAYHWPGNVRELENLVERVAIMADSSQIDTKMLPEYLFNRKSGSSYDAPLEAATSRLEMMERETVLEALARNGWVQQKAAREIGLTLRQMGYRVKKFKLARIIRENKQRNLQYRSLSN
- the nifH gene encoding nitrogenase iron protein, yielding MRKIAIYGKGGIGKSTTTQNTVAGLAEMGKKVMVVGCDPKADSTRLLLGGLAQRTVLDTLREEGEDVELEDVRKEGYGGTLCTESGGPEPGVGCAGRGIITSINLLEQLGAYADSEDLDYVFYDVLGDVVCGGFAMPIREGKAQEIYIVVSGEMMAMYAANNICKGIVKFAEAGGVRLGGLICNSRKVDNEQEMIQALADRLGTQMIHFVPRDNMVQRAEINRKTVIDYDGSHVQADEYRTLAKKIDENEMRVIPTPLAIEELEKMLIDYGIAA
- a CDS encoding SDR family oxidoreductase, translated to MNNKFKRIAVITGATSGIGEATARRLIAAGMGVVGNGRNEKKMALLEKEFGPSFCGVVGDATDVSVLDAILSKAGDHFEKPTDLVVANAGRGLGGTVTNADLSQFEDLLKINVTGTLALLQKAALNLLELKKSGGTENPIDIVIIGSVVGRHVSPFSAAYAASKFAVHALAESLRREVGPEGIRVSLVEPGMVKSGFQTVAGYSDEMVKNLENKYGPLLIGDDIANAIHYIVTQPPHVHISSIAVRPTRQDYP
- a CDS encoding radical SAM protein; translated protein: MHYEGNIIRPPSEANSILLQVTVGCSRNKCTFCGAYQGERFRIKSDDIIMADIAFAAQYCRRQRRVFLCDGDALIIPQKRLLKILTEIRRQLPWVTRVGVYANAKSLKMKTLDELKELRENGIGIAYMGLETGDDATLKAINKGATAQTMIDMGRKARAAGIKLSITVLLGLAGRQRSQIHARETGRVLSAIDPEYVGALSLMLIPGTPMYDDYQAGRFELIEPDEMLAELRTMIAETHQTQGLFHANHASNYLPIRARMPKDKEETLALIDAALDGKVALRPEWMRAL
- a CDS encoding P-II family nitrogen regulator yields the protein MIMIRSIVRPEKVDDVLAALMEAGFPGVTKFSVVGRGKQRGIKIGEITYDEIPKEMLLTAIEAKDKDFVIRTIIGAARTGQKGAYGDGKIFVSPVDETYTISSGIKQNPDGTTEEVTI
- a CDS encoding P-II family nitrogen regulator, with the translated sequence MKEIIAVVRMNKMNQTKKALADAGFSSITAKECLGRGKGIVDMELLQGAEKGFEEAISQLGQSSRLIPKRAILMVVPDKSVKKAVKTIISVNRTGKSGDGKIFVMPSIDSISVRTGENGDATLDDV